Genomic DNA from Pseudorasbora parva isolate DD20220531a chromosome 17, ASM2467924v1, whole genome shotgun sequence:
TCGAGTTTTGTGTGTCTGCATGTGGCTTTATCTGTGTGATGGTGTGTATGAAAGAGTCTTGATGTGTGTGGTTATTTCTTGGAGCACCATCATGCCTCAAGTCATTAAGACTGCGGAAATGActtttgtgcatgtgtgtgtgtgtgactgtgtgtttaTGCAGCCTCATTAGTGCTATATGTAAATGAGTTGGCTCAAGTCCAGAGGGGTCACAGACACTACACAAAATAAAGACTGAAGATGGCACAAGTGTGTGTATCCGCAGACTGATGCTCCTCAGTATATTTGTGTGTAAGGGGTTTGTCGGCAGTGGCATTGAGATGCTTAGCTATCAGCTCAGAGATAATAAATCTTTGTGAATATGAAGGATACACAGTAAACCACATTGTTTTCTTTTAAGATcagtttttcagttttattttatgatttgttttaatttaatttttgtattcttttttattatatgtGAGTGTTTTAGCACTACTTCCCCCCAATTTTCTAgagtatttattaattaattttgttCTGCTTTTGAGATATTTCAAGGTTTTCAAGTATACATTTCTTGTTTCAATCTACCTTACTATTATAAAGTATAACCTTGTAGTACAGACAAATTCTGAACATACACAGTCaggcacacactcacacacagaatGTCTCTTTTGTCTCTATATGTCTATTCAGGTCAGCACATGTTGTTTTTATTCTCTCACTCAATTCCCTCATTCACatcattctttctttcttttctacATCTGTTATgtatgtgtttatttttgttttggccATGCATAAAAAGGGACATTATGTTTTTCCTTTAGGCCAGAGAGGAGGAGGGCGTTCCGCACCACAGCTTGTCCAAAGACACGCCCAGACTTGTCCTCAAGACAAACAGCGATGTGCTTGTAAGATATAAACCATTTAACACCCCAAAATTAGagatgtagaaacaacatatgCATATTGATTAAATGATTTAGATTTTAGAAAAATGGTGTGATTGTGACCATGTCTGAAAGTCTTAAATCTTAATTCTGAAATGCTGTGAGAGAACAAGAAAAAGTGTTTTCTTGTGATGtttccaaaaaatgttttggaagcactttttttgtattgtgacattattttattaGGTATGCAGTAATATTAAAATCCTAGCTGATactaataaaccaataaataattttatgCTAATTTGGTCGATATTACAAttccataaatatatatattttttaaagcaataaaaactaaaatttcattttaattgcTACAGATGATATTACAaagaaatatataatatacagtattcTTAAAACTTACTTAACACCCagcagtgtttttttaaaagataatcTTTAATATCTATacctataataatataataaatattaacttTAATAGCAATACCTATAATAATAGGTACTATAGGTATGGTATCATTTGTTAGTCAATATTGGTATATATCATACCCATATATCCTTAACTTTTATGCCAATTATcagtattaataaaaaaaaaagttttgcatTACAGTAATAAGAATAATGTCACAATTAAAAACATGATacctttaaaataactttttactgtgtttttttaattttattttgtagggAAATACGACCCAGATATTTCTTGCTATTATTTTATAGTGTGAAAACAGCATTGCAAAAGTTTAACTTCTGTTGATTAAGACACACGACTGGTCAAATCACTAACTCAAGACTAGATCATGAGGTGTTCTGCTTATCTATTTTATTAGCTGTAAAACAGTTTGTTATACATCtctgacatttcattttttcatgtttttatttaaacattgtcAATCTGCATTGAATGTTACTGTTTGACACATGAATGGACAAGTGGgatatatgcatgtgtgtgtgtataaaatcAGCATATGGCTGGTTGAGAAAAGACGCATTCTGGGGACagagggtgtgtgtgatggggaaAGAAAAGCATTAGCACAGAAACTTCCTTTCTAACACTGAGTTGGCAGCCGTACGTTAGCAGGTAATTACAGTAAAAGAGCGCACAGCTACTCGCAGCATGGTCACGGACATCGGCTTTACAGCTACAGCAGAAGTAAATGACAGTAATTACCTCTCAACCatgttagagagagagagagaaaagcaaAATAAGAGTGAGTGAAAGATTAagagaaagggagagagagtggattgggagaaagagagagagagaaaagaagtCCATTAGGGTAATGTGCAGTAAAATTTCTCTTAGAGAGCCGTGACTCGTTAAGTGGTCTCCATCTGTCTCGCTTTTTAAACTCAGGAAATatgaaaatcatttataattgagaATATCCAGGCTCGCCTCAAGCTGGTTTGTGCTTGTTAACTGGCATTGTTAGAGcttccatatttaaaacttaaaacttCATTACGTAGATTCCTGAATGAGTGGCATCTGTCAGCCATATTTCCATCCACATCACCCTGCGGCAGAAAGCTTCTTTCATATCGAGCTAATTCAAGTAAGATTGGATTACTGATTTAAACCAGATCTACATTTTTATGTAGATTGTCTATCATATAGATTTGATCTCCTCCGTTGCTGTACATCGtgtcaaaatgtatttgttctAAATGGATTCTTATTCTAAAAAATGACCCTGGagcctggaccacaaaaccagttataagtttttttatttattttttattgagatGTATACATAATTTGacagctgaataaataagctttccattaaTGTATGATTAGGACAATATGTTAGGATATTACAATATTTCTCCACGATAGTGGAATATTTGACAGCATTAAGTATTAAGAAaattgcctttaaagttgtccaaattaagtccttagcaatgcatattactactatttatacttttttatatatttactgtaggacatttactaaatatcttcatggaccatgatctttactttatatcctaatgatttttggcataaaagaaaaatctacaattttgacccatacagtgtattgttggctatGGCGACAAATATACACATTCGACTTGACTCGTTTTGTGGTACAGGGTCACAATTAACACATTTTATTATCTGTATTTTACATTAAGATACAAACATTATGACATAAATGTTGTCATGAAGCAAAGTAATATAATAAGACATTTCAGAGAAAATATCTTGAAGTGACCCAACTTATTTTGAAGTAAGTTTTTAAGGACTCTCACGAAAATAATGTAGGAAATGGATGTAGAcctgtgtttgaatgtatgaaTATGTGCCTGTGTTTGTAGCTGTGTAAATATGTGAGAATATGATTTCACATGATCCAGCTttctccttccttccttccttccttccttccttccttccttccttccttccttccttccttccttccttccttccttccttccttccttccttccttccttccttccttccttccttccttccttccctccctccttccttccttccttccttccttccttccttcctccctccctccctccctccctccctccctccctcccttcctccctccctcccttcctcccttcctccctccctcccttcctcccttcctccctccctcccttcctCCCTTCctcccttccttccttccttccttccttccttccttccttccttccttccttccttccttcctccctCCCTCCTTCCTTCCTCGCTCACGCTCTCTTTGTCCGTGTGATGAATGTCCATCATTGACAGTAGTGGCATATGATAAATGCCTTCATTATCTTCAGTGGAACTCTGGCTTCTGCAGTCAATTCACTAGTCTTAAGAGAAAGCTCTGTCTATGCAGTCCGCTCAGGCAGGCCTGAGGCAAATCTTATTCAGATTCAAAAAAGCACTGctagttttaaaatcaaaagtttaagGTTGCCAATTCATTAGTAAACAGGACAAACTTTTGGACAACAAATAAGCAGGCAGCTATTCAATGTACATTGTGTTCAGCGTGTGTGTAGTTAGTGTAATTTAGTTTCTACCTGATTTTGAGGCAGATTGGCCACTGCAGCACTTTAGCATGCAGTGGCCaacatctttttttctttaataattAGGCTTATAATGTATAGCTATAAAAATACTTATCATAGATGCCACAATCTAGCAGCAGAAGAGAGAACATGAAGTATTTGGGTGTGTTTGCGCCATTACTTAATTTGCAGTGAATCGGGAGCTAAAACAACTTAAAAAGTGCCTGCAAATAAACGACATAATTCATTCTCTGTGAATTCCCTCTTGTGTCTGCAGTTAGTTGTGTTGCCAGGTCTGTCTGAGTCTACTTGTCTGTCTTTTTGACAAGCCAATGTTTGCAAATCTCTTTCTATGTTCTCTACTCGCCAGGCCTGAGGCAGATTTTTCTCTATCTGCACTCAACTACTTTAACTGACCTCCTCTCTGGAGATTGACAGCCTTATCGACTCCAAGACACTTTTGTTGAGTGGTTAGACAGAAAAAACTATCCTATAAAGAGAGAtagaaaaagtatttaataatttaGGAGTATTTATTTCTTATAGGATATTCATGGCTTTGTTCATCTTTCTATGTTTTGGTCTGTCTATCCCCATGTTAAATGACTCTATTCTTTGTCTTAGCAGAACACATCATATCCATTAATTACCCAGAGATCCCTCTCGCTTTCTATTCTTTCGCACTCATACATGCGCACGTAAACCAGGTTTAAGACCCTTGTTCCTGTCTATCTTAGGCTGTTGTTACTGTCTTTCTCAGTTAGTGTCACCTGCTGTGTCACAGATACACACTcaccgactcactcactcacacatacacacactcagaaTCTACGAGCATAATTGTCCCTTGAAGGGAAAACCTTTTAGTCGTGGCTGTCAGTTTGACCCTGCAGCTTGCCTTGGGCAGCTGACTCCTGACATCTTGTAATGagtgtctatgtgtgtgtgtgaggatgcATGTGTTAAAAATACAGTGATAATATAGAGAAAAATAGAAGAAATAATTTTACATACTCCTTTTAGCATTTTTCATACTTTTTAATTCAATATTTAATTGCAATATTAGTAATTTCAATATGATtatgatttatattcatttattttcattttaattattgtattttaattataaaatatgacttttgtaATCTGTAAAAGATGATCATCTAAAAGCTTGAGTTTAATATTTCATGACATAAATAACATTTCTCTTTTACACTTAAGTTGTTATAATTAATGCTAACTCTTTCATCCCCGAAAACCTATAATCTTATAGATCTGACACTTtacaaaacatacacacacacatactctcttCACATACTGTGTGTTATAAGTCATAAAGAAAGACAGCCATACTCTTTTAAAGATGTGTTAGTCCATGGAGTGTGTTTGTATTAGAATTTGTATACTTTAAAATAGACATTGTGAAGAATTAAgctttattttacattgttcATGTTACAGGTCTGTGATTGGTGCAAACACATCCGCCACACTAAGGAATACCTGGATTTTGGAGCGGGTGAGAGGCGGCTTCAATTCTGCAGTGCAAAGTGTCTGAACCAATATAAGATGGACATATTCTATAAAGAGACTCAGGCCGCACTGCCTGGGGGTCTGTGTAACCCTCCTCACCCCACCAGTGAAATGAAATCAGAGAGTGGAGCAGGTGTACAGCTTCTTACACCTGAGTCCTGGAGTGCACCGCTAAATGAGCTCCGCAGTCGCAAGGTACCTTCACCAGGGTGTGCCACCTCTGTAGCTGGACCTTCTGGATCAACATCAGGGTCACCATCTGAAACCGGAACTGTGTGTTCTTCCTCGTCCTCGTCATCCTCCACATCATCATCTACGAAAATCCCCACACCACGGCCACATGAAAGCCCTGCGTTACCGCCACATCCTCCACCACCTATAGCAGGTTTACATCCAGGTCTGGGTATGCCGCCTGGCAGCCCGCCAATGGTCATGACACCCCGTGGCCCGGTCCCTCTCCCTCTTTTTATGGAGCACCAGATGATGCAGCAGATTCGGCCTCCATTCCTACGTCCCCCAGGCCCCAACAGCCCTCATTCCAATCCCATGATTCCTGGCATTGGGCCACCACCACCTCCTCGGACTTTGGGTCCTCCATCAAGCCCTATGCACCGCCCACTCCTTTCCCCCCACATGCACCCATCCTCCGCCCCAACCCTTTCTGGGAACCCTCCGGGTATGATGCCCCCTCACCCCGGCGGCCACATGCCAGCCTTGCCTTTCCCCCCAATTAATATGATGCCAGCTGGACCCATGCCAATGCCACCCATTATGAACATTGGCATGCCTTCTTTGGCCCCCTTAGTGCCACCACCAACATTATTAGTGCCCTATCCAGTGATTGTGCCATTACCAGTCCCAATACCCATTCCGGTGCCCATACCTTTCAGTCCACAGGCATCAGGTGACCGAACGGGAAATGACGGAACACTTCCGAAAGCTGCGAGCGAGCGGAGCAATTCAAAACCACCGCCGTCATTTTCTCCTGGCTCCTCCAGAGGGGAAGAGAGGGACTTTCACCATGACCCTCCCACCTCAGATACACTCTCACCGGGATTTTTCAAACAGATGGACCAGGGCAGGACAAACATGGCGGATCTGTTGGTTAAAACAGAAAACTCTGGTAACAAAAGCTCTGGGCACTCTCATAAAGACACACCAGCAGATGGAGTTATTGATCTAACGACTAGCCGTCGTTCCCGGCAACAGCTAGTGATCCAGAGAGCTGTATCCTGTGTGCAGGTAAAAGCAGAGCCCGGGTTGAGCCCACCACCTGCACTTTTAAGTGAAACTGAGATGGATGGGTCAGCGGATACTAGCATAGGTATGATGGAAGATAAAAACAGAGACAGAAGTGCTGAAAGCCCATTGGCTACTGTGGCTCTGCCTTGTGCTGACCCGTCCTACTGCAGCGGCACGCCGCCACTTTCTCAGCCAATCACGTGCAGCACCTCCACCGTTTCTAGTAACACCACCACAGCTAAAACCGAGCCCGGCTCTGCTACTCCCTGCAATGTGATCGTTAACGGGAGCTGTAATGTGCCTCCAGCAGAGAGTTCGATCAGAACGCCTCCTTTAGAGCAACGCCCTCTGGTGGACCCCTGCCGCAGGGCTGCCGCTGTGTGCGACAAGCCTGCAGGGGCAGATCTAGAAGGAGAGGACCTGAAAGAGAACAGCTGTTTGGCAACAGAAAGAGACTTGGCAGGTAAGAGAAGCTCAAATGACCAGTCTGTCATTACAGCAGGTACAGGGGAGGAAAAACCTCAGAGCCCTGAAGATGCCCCATCTGGAGAGGACCACGCTTACGCCCTGCCCCTAATGCCCAAACCTGGC
This window encodes:
- the sobpa gene encoding sine oculis-binding protein homolog A isoform X3, with translation MAEMEKEGRPPENKRSRKPAHPVKREINAEMKSFAENTMNELLGWYGYDKVELRDSDDIEIRNYPDGEMRQHISVLKENSLPKASTVENSSSPPHANSSSSTPTSRNGVTGEASVNPSSSKEHGGLPIIVPLIPPPLIKAPAEEDTSNVQIMCAWCQKVGVKRYSLSMGSELKSFCSEKCFAACRRAYFKRNKLGYVRNCSAREEEGVPHHSLSKDTPRLVLKTNSDVLVCDWCKHIRHTKEYLDFGAGERRLQFCSAKCLNQYKMDIFYKETQAALPGGLCNPPHPTSEMKSESGAGVQLLTPESWSAPLNELRSRKVPSPGCATSVAGPSGSTSGSPSETGTVCSSSSSSSSTSSSTKIPTPRPHESPALPPHPPPPIAGLHPGLGMPPGSPPMVMTPRGPVPLPLFMEHQMMQQIRPPFLRPPGPNSPHSNPMIPGIGPPPPPRTLGPPSSPMHRPLLSPHMHPSSAPTLSGNPPGMMPPHPGGHMPALPFPPINMMPAGPMPMPPIMNIGMPSLAPLVPPPTLLVPYPVIVPLPVPIPIPVPIPFSPQASGDRTGNDGTLPKAASERSNSKPPPSFSPGSSRGEERDFHHDPPTSDTLSPGFFKQMDQGRTNMADLLVKTENSGNKSSGHSHKDTPADGVIDLTTSRRSRQQLVIQRAVSCVQVKAEPGLSPPPALLSETEMDGSADTSIGMMEDKNRDRSAESPLATVALPCADPSYCSGTPPLSQPITCSTSTVSSNTTTAKTEPGSATPCNVIVNGSCNVPPAESSIRTPPLEQRPLVDPCRRAAAVCDKPAGADLEGEDLKENSCLATERDLAGKRSSNDQSVITAGTGEEKPQSPEDAPSGEDHAYALPLMPKPGCVIQPVPKPADKTAAILPCGLTAPLTGTVPMEMEPPLKRRCLRIRNQNK
- the sobpa gene encoding sine oculis-binding protein homolog A isoform X5; the encoded protein is MAEMEKEGRPPENKRSRKPAHPVKREINAEMKSFAENTMNELLGWYGYDKVELRDSDDIEIRNYPDGEMRQHISVLKENSLPKASTVENSSSPPHANSSSSTPTSRNGVTGEASVNPSSSKEHGGLPIIVPLIPPPLIKAPAEEDTSNVQIMCAWCQKVGVKRYSLSMGSELKSFCSEKCFAACRRAYFKRNKAREEEGVPHHSLSKDTPRLVLKTNSDVLVCDWCKHIRHTKEYLDFGAGERRLQFCSAKCLNQYKMDIFYKETQAALPGGLCNPPHPTSEMKSESGAGVQLLTPESWSAPLNELRSRKVPSPGCATSVAGPSGSTSGSPSETGTVCSSSSSSSSTSSSTKIPTPRPHESPALPPHPPPPIAGLHPGLGMPPGSPPMVMTPRGPVPLPLFMEHQMMQQIRPPFLRPPGPNSPHSNPMIPGIGPPPPPRTLGPPSSPMHRPLLSPHMHPSSAPTLSGNPPGMMPPHPGGHMPALPFPPINMMPAGPMPMPPIMNIGMPSLAPLVPPPTLLVPYPVIVPLPVPIPIPVPIPFSPQASGDRTGNDGTLPKAASERSNSKPPPSFSPGSSRGEERDFHHDPPTSDTLSPGFFKQMDQGRTNMADLLVKTENSGNKSSGHSHKDTPADGVIDLTTSRRSRQQLVIQRAVSCVQVKAEPGLSPPPALLSETEMDGSADTSIGMMEDKNRDRSAESPLATVALPCADPSYCSGTPPLSQPITCSTSTVSSNTTTAKTEPGSATPCNVIVNGSCNVPPAESSIRTPPLEQRPLVDPCRRAAAVCDKPAGADLEGEDLKENSCLATERDLAGKRSSNDQSVITAGTGEEKPQSPEDAPSGEDHAYALPLMPKPGCVIQPVPKPADKTAAILPCGLTAPLTGTVPMEMEPPLKRRCLRIRNQNK
- the sobpa gene encoding sine oculis-binding protein homolog A isoform X1, encoding MAEMEKEGRPPENKRSRKPAHPVKREINAEMKVPSNRPHPGAGQAGNLHGNSPYLMSFAENTMNELLGWYGYDKVELRDSDDIEIRNYPDGEMRQHISVLKENSLPKASTVENSSSPPHANSSSSTPTSRNGVTGEASVNPSSSKEHGGLPIIVPLIPPPLIKAPAEEDTSNVQIMCAWCQKVGVKRYSLSMGSELKSFCSEKCFAACRRAYFKRNKLGYVRNCSAREEEGVPHHSLSKDTPRLVLKTNSDVLVCDWCKHIRHTKEYLDFGAGERRLQFCSAKCLNQYKMDIFYKETQAALPGGLCNPPHPTSEMKSESGAGVQLLTPESWSAPLNELRSRKVPSPGCATSVAGPSGSTSGSPSETGTVCSSSSSSSSTSSSTKIPTPRPHESPALPPHPPPPIAGLHPGLGMPPGSPPMVMTPRGPVPLPLFMEHQMMQQIRPPFLRPPGPNSPHSNPMIPGIGPPPPPRTLGPPSSPMHRPLLSPHMHPSSAPTLSGNPPGMMPPHPGGHMPALPFPPINMMPAGPMPMPPIMNIGMPSLAPLVPPPTLLVPYPVIVPLPVPIPIPVPIPFSPQASGDRTGNDGTLPKAASERSNSKPPPSFSPGSSRGEERDFHHDPPTSDTLSPGFFKQMDQGRTNMADLLVKTENSGNKSSGHSHKDTPADGVIDLTTSRRSRQQLVIQRAVSCVQVKAEPGLSPPPALLSETEMDGSADTSIGMMEDKNRDRSAESPLATVALPCADPSYCSGTPPLSQPITCSTSTVSSNTTTAKTEPGSATPCNVIVNGSCNVPPAESSIRTPPLEQRPLVDPCRRAAAVCDKPAGADLEGEDLKENSCLATERDLAGKRSSNDQSVITAGTGEEKPQSPEDAPSGEDHAYALPLMPKPGCVIQPVPKPADKTAAILPCGLTAPLTGTVPMEMEPPLKRRCLRIRNQNK
- the sobpa gene encoding sine oculis-binding protein homolog A isoform X4, which translates into the protein MAEMEKEGRPPENKRSRKPAHPVKREINAEMKVPSNRPHPGAGQAGNLHGNSPYLMSFAENTMNELLGWYGYDKVELRDSDDIEIRNYPDGEMRQHISVLKENSLPKASTVENSSSPPHANSSSSTPTSRNGVTGEASVNPSSSKEHGGLPIIVPLIPPPLIKAPAEEDTSNVQIMCAWCQKVGVKRYSLSMGSELKSFCSEKCFAACRRAYFKRNKLGYVRNCSVCDWCKHIRHTKEYLDFGAGERRLQFCSAKCLNQYKMDIFYKETQAALPGGLCNPPHPTSEMKSESGAGVQLLTPESWSAPLNELRSRKVPSPGCATSVAGPSGSTSGSPSETGTVCSSSSSSSSTSSSTKIPTPRPHESPALPPHPPPPIAGLHPGLGMPPGSPPMVMTPRGPVPLPLFMEHQMMQQIRPPFLRPPGPNSPHSNPMIPGIGPPPPPRTLGPPSSPMHRPLLSPHMHPSSAPTLSGNPPGMMPPHPGGHMPALPFPPINMMPAGPMPMPPIMNIGMPSLAPLVPPPTLLVPYPVIVPLPVPIPIPVPIPFSPQASGDRTGNDGTLPKAASERSNSKPPPSFSPGSSRGEERDFHHDPPTSDTLSPGFFKQMDQGRTNMADLLVKTENSGNKSSGHSHKDTPADGVIDLTTSRRSRQQLVIQRAVSCVQVKAEPGLSPPPALLSETEMDGSADTSIGMMEDKNRDRSAESPLATVALPCADPSYCSGTPPLSQPITCSTSTVSSNTTTAKTEPGSATPCNVIVNGSCNVPPAESSIRTPPLEQRPLVDPCRRAAAVCDKPAGADLEGEDLKENSCLATERDLAGKRSSNDQSVITAGTGEEKPQSPEDAPSGEDHAYALPLMPKPGCVIQPVPKPADKTAAILPCGLTAPLTGTVPMEMEPPLKRRCLRIRNQNK
- the sobpa gene encoding sine oculis-binding protein homolog A isoform X2, with product MAEMEKEGRPPENKRSRKPAHPVKREINAEMKVPSNRPHPGAGQAGNLHGNSPYLMSFAENTMNELLGWYGYDKVELRDSDDIEIRNYPDGEMRQHISVLKENSLPKASTVENSSSPPHANSSSSTPTSRNGVTGEASVNPSSSKEHGGLPIIVPLIPPPLIKAPAEEDTSNVQIMCAWCQKVGVKRYSLSMGSELKSFCSEKCFAACRRAYFKRNKAREEEGVPHHSLSKDTPRLVLKTNSDVLVCDWCKHIRHTKEYLDFGAGERRLQFCSAKCLNQYKMDIFYKETQAALPGGLCNPPHPTSEMKSESGAGVQLLTPESWSAPLNELRSRKVPSPGCATSVAGPSGSTSGSPSETGTVCSSSSSSSSTSSSTKIPTPRPHESPALPPHPPPPIAGLHPGLGMPPGSPPMVMTPRGPVPLPLFMEHQMMQQIRPPFLRPPGPNSPHSNPMIPGIGPPPPPRTLGPPSSPMHRPLLSPHMHPSSAPTLSGNPPGMMPPHPGGHMPALPFPPINMMPAGPMPMPPIMNIGMPSLAPLVPPPTLLVPYPVIVPLPVPIPIPVPIPFSPQASGDRTGNDGTLPKAASERSNSKPPPSFSPGSSRGEERDFHHDPPTSDTLSPGFFKQMDQGRTNMADLLVKTENSGNKSSGHSHKDTPADGVIDLTTSRRSRQQLVIQRAVSCVQVKAEPGLSPPPALLSETEMDGSADTSIGMMEDKNRDRSAESPLATVALPCADPSYCSGTPPLSQPITCSTSTVSSNTTTAKTEPGSATPCNVIVNGSCNVPPAESSIRTPPLEQRPLVDPCRRAAAVCDKPAGADLEGEDLKENSCLATERDLAGKRSSNDQSVITAGTGEEKPQSPEDAPSGEDHAYALPLMPKPGCVIQPVPKPADKTAAILPCGLTAPLTGTVPMEMEPPLKRRCLRIRNQNK
- the sobpa gene encoding sine oculis-binding protein homolog A isoform X6; translation: MAEMEKEGRPPENKRSRKPAHPVKREINAEMKVPSNRPHPGAGQAGNLHGNSPYLMSFAENTMNELLGWYGYDKVELRDSDDIEIRNYPDGEMRQHISVLKENSLPKASTVENSSSPPHANSSSSTPTSRNGVTGEASVNPSSSKEHGGLPIIVPLIPPPLIKAPAEEDTSNVQIMCAWCQKVGVKRYSLSMGSELKSFCSEKCFAACRRAYFKRNKVCDWCKHIRHTKEYLDFGAGERRLQFCSAKCLNQYKMDIFYKETQAALPGGLCNPPHPTSEMKSESGAGVQLLTPESWSAPLNELRSRKVPSPGCATSVAGPSGSTSGSPSETGTVCSSSSSSSSTSSSTKIPTPRPHESPALPPHPPPPIAGLHPGLGMPPGSPPMVMTPRGPVPLPLFMEHQMMQQIRPPFLRPPGPNSPHSNPMIPGIGPPPPPRTLGPPSSPMHRPLLSPHMHPSSAPTLSGNPPGMMPPHPGGHMPALPFPPINMMPAGPMPMPPIMNIGMPSLAPLVPPPTLLVPYPVIVPLPVPIPIPVPIPFSPQASGDRTGNDGTLPKAASERSNSKPPPSFSPGSSRGEERDFHHDPPTSDTLSPGFFKQMDQGRTNMADLLVKTENSGNKSSGHSHKDTPADGVIDLTTSRRSRQQLVIQRAVSCVQVKAEPGLSPPPALLSETEMDGSADTSIGMMEDKNRDRSAESPLATVALPCADPSYCSGTPPLSQPITCSTSTVSSNTTTAKTEPGSATPCNVIVNGSCNVPPAESSIRTPPLEQRPLVDPCRRAAAVCDKPAGADLEGEDLKENSCLATERDLAGKRSSNDQSVITAGTGEEKPQSPEDAPSGEDHAYALPLMPKPGCVIQPVPKPADKTAAILPCGLTAPLTGTVPMEMEPPLKRRCLRIRNQNK